From one Planococcus citri chromosome 3, ihPlaCitr1.1, whole genome shotgun sequence genomic stretch:
- the Git gene encoding ARF GTPase-activating protein GIT2 yields the protein MLDKFKTVCADCGHNDVTWAVVNRGLLICDECCSVHRSLGRHISQLKSLTKGHWRSSLLNMVQTLSNGSINSLWEHTLSESKSSKKKPQPGDPVHPNKADFIRAKHQDLTYILKSRNSDSPEDLNQQLHSSVRTSNLETSLRLLIQGADPNYYHVEKGNNVIHVAAGAGQMEQIELLVNYGADPNVIDSHGNTPAACARVNGFLDIEEKIIECMYEVTDTFCMFLCKRKSDHKTEHFFVPEISECCMPIISNKQIKLKLQELSNVLFEEITMDVFDEVDRRENESISQLSKLKDQTLVPFLPVNPELSTMRNQGRQKLARLSKEEFATLVWDILCECKRRQNPPGEGLLNKIKANIADEEPLYDSVASDDDYAIAEEMFDQSKDLVAKDASTPAQSPEEENSSKNNILEGDLKSRLITSEIRISELVSQVVELQQKMDDIKKENVELRNTMHHRQESTSETDSVVEVKPRPSSLYSVAQKYINSSNSAIDRTNSPDPEEILRKADQVTKRLQELSKTIRSIEHHGGFTPCVENVRSAIADLTAIFPQGSTEETIRSALRTLNTNTIRLQAVCADVDATVEKIRNYAFNMAKANRQILTHFQC from the exons ATGTTAGATAAGTTCAAGACTGTATGCGCCGACTGTGGTCATAATG atgTAACGTGGGCTGTGGTTAATCGAGGCTTATTAATATGCGACGAATGCTGCAGCGTACATCGAAGCTTAGGTCGACACATATCTCAGCTGAAATCGTTAACCAAGGGGCATTGGAGAAGTTCTTTATTAAAT ATGGTACAAACCTTAAGTAATGGAAGTATCAATAGCTTATGGGAACATACCTTGAGCGAATCGAAAAGCTCTAAAAAGAAACCTCAGCCTGGCGATCCTGTGCA CCCTAATAAAGCAGACTTCATACGAGCAAAGCACCAAGATTTGACGTATATCCTGAAAAGTAGAAATAGTGATTCTCCTGAAGACTTGAATCAACAACTACACTCTAGTGTTAGAACATCTAATCTAGAAACAAGTTTACGATTATTAATTCAAGGAGCTGATCCCAATTACTATCATGTG GAAAAAGGTAACAATGTGATCCATGTAGCTGCTGGTGCTGGTCAAATGGAACAAATtgaacttttggtaaattatggtgcTGACCCCAATGTTATTGATAGTCATGGAAATACTCCAGCAGCTTGTGCACG TGTTAATGGTTTTTTGGATATTGAAGAGAAAATCATCGAATGTATGTACGAAGTTACTGACActttttgcatgtttttatGCAAACGTAAAAGTGATCACAagactgaacatttttttgtgccTGAAATATCGGAATGTTGCATGCCTATAATTTCAAATAAGCAAATCAAGCTTAAATTACAAGAG ttGTCCAACGTATTATTCGAAGAAATAACTATGGACGTATTTGATGAAGTCGATCGTAGAGAGAATGAAAGTA TTAGTCAGTTATCGAAGCTCAAAGATCAAACCTTAGTGCCATTTTTACCGGTTAATCCGGAATTATCAACGATGAGAAATCAAGGACGGCAGAAATTGGCCAGATTGAGTAAAGAAGAGTTTGCCACTCTCGTGTGGGATATCTTATGCGAATGCAAAAGAAGGCAAAATCCTCCgg gCGAGGGACTTCTGAATAAAATCAAAGCTAATATTGCCGACGAAGAACCACTTTACGATAGTGTTGCTTCTGACGACGATTACGCAATTGCTGAAGAAATG tttgatCAGTCAAAAGATCTAGTTGCAAAAGATGCTTCTACTCCGGCGCAGTCTCCTGAAGAAGagaattcttctaaaaataatatattGGAAGGTGATTTGAAATCAAGATTAATTACTTCAGAAATTAGAATATCGGAATTAGTCAGCCAGGTTGTGGAGTTGCAACAGAAG ATGGAcgatatcaaaaaagaaaacgtagAGTTACGAAATACTATGCATCATCGTCAAGAAAGCACCTCCGAAACTGATTCAGTCGTAGAAGTGAAACCACGACCATCTTCATTATATAGCGTTGCTCAGAAATATATTAATTCGTCTAATAGTGCCATT GATAGAACCAATTCACCTGATCCCGAAGAAATACTACGAAAAGCTGACCAAGTTACCAAGAGATTGcaagaattatcaaaaaccaTAAGATCAATTGAGCACCATGGAGGTTTTACTCCTTGTGTAGAAAATGTTCGCAGTGCCATAGCTGACTTGACGGCGATTTTCCCTCAA GGATCAACTGAAGAAACCATTCGTTCTGCCTTACGCACCTTGAACACGAATACGATACGATTACAAGCTGTTTGTGCTGATGTCGATGCCACAgtcgaaaaaatacgaaattatgCTTTCAACATGGCTAAAGCGAATCGACAAATTCTGACACATTTTCAGTGTTGA
- the ND-B17.2 gene encoding probable NADH dehydrogenase [ubiquinone] 1 alpha subcomplex subunit 12: MSKFWKTYERFLRALGFDKFGNFVAIIDHNGGVVNSAYKLWRFDTLKKGELVGMDEFGNKYYHNKNYFICRSRWVEHADYFGLNYDATHIPPQWHGWLHYKTDYLPHEDPHRPNYPWSLQASENLTGTTDAYMAYSTTKPKIQLWKPKSKST; the protein is encoded by the exons atgagTAAGTTCTGGAAAACCTACGAacgatttttgagagctttagGCTTCGATAAATTCGGAAATTTCGTTGCTATCATCGACCACAATGGAGGCGTCGTAAATTCCGCCTATAAACTTTGGAG ATTCGATACTTTGAAGAAAGGAGAGCTGGTTGGGATGGACGAATTCGGAAATAAATACTACCATAATAAGAATTATTTCATTT GTCGTAGTCGTTGGGTTGAACATGCAGATTATTTCGGTTTGAATTACGATGCTACGCATATTCCTCCACAGTGGCATGGTTGGCTACATTACAAAACTGATTATCTTCCTCATGAG GATCCCCATAGACCAAATTATCCATGGTCTTTACAAGCTAGTGAAAATCTAACTGGTACCACAGATGCCTACATGGCTTACTCTACAACTAAACCAAAAATACAATTGTGGAAACCAAAATCGAAATCTACATAG
- the LOC135841519 gene encoding uncharacterized protein LOC135841519 isoform X1, whose protein sequence is MPYSKFESRKFLCNDCGEEFSRKYNLSRHISRLHVLSGKRGSNGRKDRNSSRIICPVCDIICVTFHYLEKHLQSEHNVELNVSHMKFSSEDEFWKWKEKEESSSISMFTRNKTHVKKNGDRMTRFTCNRSGVYRKKGTGQRMARSKGTCKIGFCCTARILVTFEAEGSVNVEYHSTHIGHDHQFCFLPLPSSQKQLIADKLKEGADLDQILNEVRNEITASSALEKKHFLNKKTLFNIIKKYSISEVKKKPKENEVNAETLLNECNEMAHNPIVMNKQKGESHPVLDVNQTMIIIMNDVQIEILKKFGPEKICIDCVNNPKKSNFQIIAILVIDEFGEEFPCCFCICDLINETTLSILFGVIKSYTGPISTKIFMSEDEQCYHDAWEKIMTEKPELILLCKWHVDEEWKKNLKLIGDKRAKCEVYSRLRPLLEETDSSAFFSSFSSILDDLKQAGHVDFHNYFRSKYGYRLEAWAPCYRSKEFINHNMALEAFHRVLNHLHAKGIKNTNMDVLLHLFFKVIREKVFNRLMHLEDIAGTSYKEKLYKRHRRRNEVKEIDESSCNHWQVKCDRQENVIYNVKTEAETCECKRKCTSCGVCVHMFSCTCNDYLIMHNLCKHIHAIRMLKIQPEKMEADVEESTTSDVTDRLIMEDVCQVLEVGNYMSIQGKDNLINKLNQCLSLINETECENITTEMEETMNTNVDNILAILYGNFKVTVESIY, encoded by the exons ATGCCCTATTCgaagtttga ATCTAGGAAATTTCTATGTAACGATTGCGGAGAAGAGTTTTCACGTAAATACAACTTGAGTCGTCACATCAGTCGTTTGCATGTACTCTCGGGTAAACGAGGATCAAATGGTCGTAAGGATAGAAATAGTAGTCGTATAATCTGCCCTGTGTGTGATATTATATGTGTTACCTTCCATTACTTGGAGAAACATTTGCAATCTGAACATAACGTTGAGTTGAACGTTAGCCACATGAAGTTCTCCTCCGAAGATG aattttggaaatgGAAAGAGAAAGAAGAAAGTTCATCTATATCGATGTTTACAAGAAATAAAACTCACGTCAAGAAAAATGGCGATAGAATGACTCGTTTCACATGTAATCGAAGTGGCGTATACAGGAAAAAGGGCACCGGCCAACGGATGGCTAGATCCAAGGGAACTTGCAAAATTG GTTTTTGTTGCACCGCTCGTATATTGGTTACGTTCGAAGCCGAAGGATCCGTAAATGTAGAATACCATTCCACTCATATTGGACACGAtcatcaattttgttttttaccgTTACCATCGAGTCAAAAACAGTTGATAGcgg ATAAGCTCAAAGAAGGAGCTGACTTGGACCAGATTTTGAACGAAGTTCGTAATGAAATCACTGCATCTTCAGCTCTGGAAAAGAAACACTTCCTCAATAAGAAAACACTATtcaatataataaaaaaatacagcaTTTCCGAAGTGAAGAAAAAACCCAAAGAAAACGAGGTAAATGCAGAAACGTTACTGAATGAATGCAACGAAATGGCTCATAATCCTATCGTAATGAATAAACAAAAAGGAGAATCTCATCCTGTCCTCGACGTCAATCAAACCATGATAATCATAATGAACGATGTTcagatagaaattttgaaaaaattcggtcCTGAGAAAATCTGCATCGATTGCGTTAATAACccgaaaaaaagtaattttcaaataatcgcTATTTTGGTAATCGACGAATTCGGCGAAGAATTTCCATGCTGTTTTTGCATCTGTGATCTCATAAACGAAACCACGTTATCGATACTTTTTGGCGTAATTAAATCGTACACGGGGccaatttcaactaaaattttcatgtcAGAGGACGAGCAATGTTACCATGACgcttgggaaaaaattatgacGGAGAAGCCCGAACTAATATTATTATGTAAATGGCACGTAGatgaagaatggaaaaaaaatttgaagttgatcGGTGATAAAAGAGCCAAATGCGAAGTGTATTCTAGGCTCAGACCGCTTTTAGAAGAAACCGATAGTTctgcgtttttttcttcttttagttCGATTCTCGATGATTTAAAACAAGCCGGTCATgttgattttcataattattttcggTCAAAATATGGTTACCGACTCGAAGCTTGGGCTCCGTGTTACCGTTCCAAGGAGTTTATTAATCATAATATGGCTCTCGAAGCTTTTCATCGTGTTTTGAATCATCTCCATGCGAAAGGGATCAAGAATACTAATATGGATGTCTTGctccatttatttttcaaagttattcGCGAGAAAGTGTTTAATCGTCTAATGCATCTGGAAGATATCGCCGGTACAAgttacaaagaaaaattatacaagAGGCATCGACGTCGTAATGAAGTCAAAGAAATCGACGAGTCGTCCTGTAATCATTGGCAAGTGAAATGCGATCGTCAAGAAAATGTTATCTACAATGTGAAAACAGAAGCAGAAACTTGCGAATGTAAACGAAAATGCACTTCGTGCGGTGTATGTGTGCATATGTTCTCCTGCACCTGTAATGATTACCTAATAATGCATAATCTGTGTAAACACATCCATGCTATtcgaatgttgaaaattcaacctGAGAAGATGGAAGCAGATGTCGAAGAATCAACAACCAGTGATGTGACAGACCGGCTTATTATGGAAGACGTCTGTCAGGTATTAGAAGTCGGTAATTATATGTCGATACAAGGCAAAGATAATCTTATAAATAAGTTGAATCAATGTTTAAGTCTAATTAACGAAACCGAATGTGAGAATATTACGACTGAGATGGAAGAAACCATGAATACCAACGTTGATAATATTTTAGCTATTTTATACGGAAATTTCAAAGTCACCGTGGAGTCTATTTACTAA
- the ERp44 gene encoding endoplasmic reticulum resident protein 44, translating into MSSYGFKMNSNHLHDTFAVLFSFLFTITHLFNNGVSCGATPLNHANIDMTLASNEFVMINFYADWCKFSNMLQPIFDEAADKIKESFSEPGRVVFGKVDCDKEGGIATRFHISKYPTLKVIRNGQPAKREYRGQRSVEAFVEFVKKQLADPIKEFNTLQELHDIDKKARAVIGYFHSKEVKEYDVFRRVASNLKEDCLFHVGFGEAVRAMHPPDQPLIVFRPDHATPEIEHESYNGSLTLYDELNAWLTDKCVPLVREITFENAEELTEEGLPFLILFHKPDDVNTVKLYKEIVLTELISEKQSINFLTADGERFAHPLHHLGKSPDDLPLIAIDSFRHMYLFSDISQMTVPGKLKQFVHDLYSGKLHREFHFGPESGSPIEIVQIQMGNLQIGGDSGGDTKQVTKPPESTFKKLAPSKNRYTLLRDEL; encoded by the exons ATGTCTAGTTATGGATTCAAAATGAATAGTAATCATTTGCACGATACTTTTGCGGTATTATTTAGCTTTCTCTTTACA ATTACTCACTTGTTCAATAATGGTGTTTCTTGTGGAGCGACGCCGCTCAATCATGCCAATATTGATATGACTTTAG CTTCAAATGAATTCgttatgataaatttttacgCCGATTGGTGTAAATTTAGTAATATGCTGCAACCTATTTTCGACGAAGCTGCCGATAAAATCAAAGAATCTTTCAGTGAGCCGGGCCGTGTTGTGTTTGGTAAAGTAGACTGTGATAAAGAAG GTGGTATTGCCACTCGATTTCATATTTCCAAATACCCCACGTTGAAAGTTATCAGAAATGGTCAACCTGCCAAGAGAGAATACAGAGGTCAAAGATCAGTCGAAGCATTTGTAGAATTTGTTAAAAAACAATTAGCCGATCCTATCAAAGAATTCAATACGTTACAAGAACTTCATGACATTGAT AAAAAAGCTCGCGCTGTTATCGGTTATTTCCATTCGAAAGAAGTGAAAGAGTACGATGTTTTCAGAAGGGTTGCatcgaatttaaaagaagattGCTTATTTCACGTCGGTTTCGG CGAAGCTGTTCGAGCGATGCATCCTCCCGACCAGCCCCTTATCGTGTTCAGACCAGACCATGCGACACCAGAAATAGAGCACGAATCGTACAACGGAAGTTTAACATTGTACGATGAACTGAATGCGTGGCTTACCGATAAATGTGTTCCTCTAGTTCGCGAAATAACATTTGAAAATGCTGAAGAATTGACCGAGGAGGGtttaccatttttgattttgttccaTAAACCCGACGATGTAAATACTGTAAAACTGTACAAAGAAATTGTATTAACGGAATTGATCTCAGAGAAAC agagTATAAATTTCTTGACAGCGGACGGAGAACGCTTCGCACATCCTTTACATCATTTAGGGAAATCACCTGATGATTTACCTCTCATAGCTATAGATAGTTTTAGGCATATGTATTTATTCTCAGATATATCACAAATGACGGTTCCTGGTAAGTTAAAACAATTTGTACATGATTTATATTCGGGTAAATTACACCGAGAATTCCACTTCGGACCCGAAAGCGGATCTCCTATTGAAATCGTACAAATTCAAATGGGTAATTTGCAAATTGGCGGCGATAGCGGCGGTGACACGAAACAAGTCACTAAACCACCGGAATCGACGTTTAAGAAATTAGCACCGTCCAAAAATCGTTATACGTTATTGAGGGACGAgctgtaa
- the LOC135841519 gene encoding uncharacterized protein LOC135841519 isoform X2, which translates to MKFSSEDEFWKWKEKEESSSISMFTRNKTHVKKNGDRMTRFTCNRSGVYRKKGTGQRMARSKGTCKIGFCCTARILVTFEAEGSVNVEYHSTHIGHDHQFCFLPLPSSQKQLIADKLKEGADLDQILNEVRNEITASSALEKKHFLNKKTLFNIIKKYSISEVKKKPKENEVNAETLLNECNEMAHNPIVMNKQKGESHPVLDVNQTMIIIMNDVQIEILKKFGPEKICIDCVNNPKKSNFQIIAILVIDEFGEEFPCCFCICDLINETTLSILFGVIKSYTGPISTKIFMSEDEQCYHDAWEKIMTEKPELILLCKWHVDEEWKKNLKLIGDKRAKCEVYSRLRPLLEETDSSAFFSSFSSILDDLKQAGHVDFHNYFRSKYGYRLEAWAPCYRSKEFINHNMALEAFHRVLNHLHAKGIKNTNMDVLLHLFFKVIREKVFNRLMHLEDIAGTSYKEKLYKRHRRRNEVKEIDESSCNHWQVKCDRQENVIYNVKTEAETCECKRKCTSCGVCVHMFSCTCNDYLIMHNLCKHIHAIRMLKIQPEKMEADVEESTTSDVTDRLIMEDVCQVLEVGNYMSIQGKDNLINKLNQCLSLINETECENITTEMEETMNTNVDNILAILYGNFKVTVESIY; encoded by the exons ATGAAGTTCTCCTCCGAAGATG aattttggaaatgGAAAGAGAAAGAAGAAAGTTCATCTATATCGATGTTTACAAGAAATAAAACTCACGTCAAGAAAAATGGCGATAGAATGACTCGTTTCACATGTAATCGAAGTGGCGTATACAGGAAAAAGGGCACCGGCCAACGGATGGCTAGATCCAAGGGAACTTGCAAAATTG GTTTTTGTTGCACCGCTCGTATATTGGTTACGTTCGAAGCCGAAGGATCCGTAAATGTAGAATACCATTCCACTCATATTGGACACGAtcatcaattttgttttttaccgTTACCATCGAGTCAAAAACAGTTGATAGcgg ATAAGCTCAAAGAAGGAGCTGACTTGGACCAGATTTTGAACGAAGTTCGTAATGAAATCACTGCATCTTCAGCTCTGGAAAAGAAACACTTCCTCAATAAGAAAACACTATtcaatataataaaaaaatacagcaTTTCCGAAGTGAAGAAAAAACCCAAAGAAAACGAGGTAAATGCAGAAACGTTACTGAATGAATGCAACGAAATGGCTCATAATCCTATCGTAATGAATAAACAAAAAGGAGAATCTCATCCTGTCCTCGACGTCAATCAAACCATGATAATCATAATGAACGATGTTcagatagaaattttgaaaaaattcggtcCTGAGAAAATCTGCATCGATTGCGTTAATAACccgaaaaaaagtaattttcaaataatcgcTATTTTGGTAATCGACGAATTCGGCGAAGAATTTCCATGCTGTTTTTGCATCTGTGATCTCATAAACGAAACCACGTTATCGATACTTTTTGGCGTAATTAAATCGTACACGGGGccaatttcaactaaaattttcatgtcAGAGGACGAGCAATGTTACCATGACgcttgggaaaaaattatgacGGAGAAGCCCGAACTAATATTATTATGTAAATGGCACGTAGatgaagaatggaaaaaaaatttgaagttgatcGGTGATAAAAGAGCCAAATGCGAAGTGTATTCTAGGCTCAGACCGCTTTTAGAAGAAACCGATAGTTctgcgtttttttcttcttttagttCGATTCTCGATGATTTAAAACAAGCCGGTCATgttgattttcataattattttcggTCAAAATATGGTTACCGACTCGAAGCTTGGGCTCCGTGTTACCGTTCCAAGGAGTTTATTAATCATAATATGGCTCTCGAAGCTTTTCATCGTGTTTTGAATCATCTCCATGCGAAAGGGATCAAGAATACTAATATGGATGTCTTGctccatttatttttcaaagttattcGCGAGAAAGTGTTTAATCGTCTAATGCATCTGGAAGATATCGCCGGTACAAgttacaaagaaaaattatacaagAGGCATCGACGTCGTAATGAAGTCAAAGAAATCGACGAGTCGTCCTGTAATCATTGGCAAGTGAAATGCGATCGTCAAGAAAATGTTATCTACAATGTGAAAACAGAAGCAGAAACTTGCGAATGTAAACGAAAATGCACTTCGTGCGGTGTATGTGTGCATATGTTCTCCTGCACCTGTAATGATTACCTAATAATGCATAATCTGTGTAAACACATCCATGCTATtcgaatgttgaaaattcaacctGAGAAGATGGAAGCAGATGTCGAAGAATCAACAACCAGTGATGTGACAGACCGGCTTATTATGGAAGACGTCTGTCAGGTATTAGAAGTCGGTAATTATATGTCGATACAAGGCAAAGATAATCTTATAAATAAGTTGAATCAATGTTTAAGTCTAATTAACGAAACCGAATGTGAGAATATTACGACTGAGATGGAAGAAACCATGAATACCAACGTTGATAATATTTTAGCTATTTTATACGGAAATTTCAAAGTCACCGTGGAGTCTATTTACTAA